A window of the Coleofasciculaceae cyanobacterium genome harbors these coding sequences:
- a CDS encoding ferritin-like domain-containing protein yields the protein MDFITSILNTIGSGATAYILASRLRDRQTRPNTLAGFQMAESGAVPFLTKLAARASSEGDTWLAEKLTIHAADEKRHGQIFAHGLKQLGKQVKTADEMKQQQSKEQKNSSPFFGKFYRDYDPKSLKAENIDWLVFMASTYILEFDASKDFARMATALPDDEPKSRNLQQSILSVAQDETRHAAYLYEAMQRRLPTFEVEALVAEWRKRKIDAMFAMVADMIETGGSSRSLVKDGAPTEIESEPTLQLVEA from the coding sequence ATGGACTTTATTACTAGTATTCTTAACACCATCGGTTCGGGTGCGACAGCATACATCCTGGCAAGCAGATTACGCGATCGGCAAACTCGTCCTAATACCCTCGCCGGCTTTCAAATGGCTGAATCTGGTGCAGTACCTTTTCTTACCAAATTAGCAGCCAGAGCATCAAGCGAAGGAGATACTTGGCTAGCAGAAAAATTAACTATCCACGCTGCTGACGAAAAGCGTCATGGTCAAATCTTTGCTCATGGACTAAAACAGTTAGGCAAACAGGTTAAAACTGCTGACGAGATGAAGCAACAGCAATCCAAAGAGCAAAAAAACTCTAGTCCTTTCTTTGGTAAATTTTATCGAGACTACGATCCCAAGTCACTAAAAGCCGAAAATATCGACTGGCTAGTATTTATGGCTAGTACTTATATTTTAGAGTTTGATGCCAGTAAAGATTTTGCTCGTATGGCAACAGCATTACCTGACGATGAACCCAAAAGCCGAAATTTGCAGCAGAGTATCCTTAGCGTGGCACAAGACGAAACCAGACACGCAGCCTATCTCTATGAAGCGATGCAAAGAAGATTACCAACTTTTGAAGTTGAGGCGCTGGTAGCCGAGTGGAGAAAGCGTAAAATAGATGCTATGTTTGCTATGGTTGCTGACATGATTGAAACTGGTGGAAGTTCTCGCTCTTTAGTCAAAGACGGTGCGCCAACAGAAATTGAATCAGAGCCTACACTGCAACTGGTAGAGGCATAA
- a CDS encoding pentapeptide repeat-containing protein, with translation MKIGNKKLQRSFYRILTAIGGTTVLIGLILAFETVFGAEKDCNPAESWFFCQIRESVLLNVVEGFSILVAVWLFFLEAPERDKQAHYEAWKTIDSAHGLRNSYARLQALQDLNNDHIPLRGFTAPEADLRGINLSGADLSHAYLSGADLSNANLSYANLSHANLVETKLTNANLSNSLLTGANLSHTDLIEANLQDVDFVSANIIGANFVRSNLSQAYFGDVNFNECLLDDANLQKTKFFGVENLTVEQIKTAKNWSEGIYDAKMLAKLN, from the coding sequence ATGAAAATTGGTAACAAAAAACTGCAACGTTCTTTTTATCGAATTTTAACTGCCATTGGGGGAACTACCGTCTTAATTGGCTTGATTCTGGCATTTGAGACGGTGTTTGGTGCTGAAAAAGACTGTAATCCTGCTGAGTCTTGGTTTTTTTGCCAGATTAGAGAGTCTGTCCTACTGAATGTCGTCGAAGGATTTAGTATTTTAGTCGCAGTTTGGTTGTTTTTTCTCGAAGCACCAGAGAGAGACAAACAGGCACATTACGAAGCTTGGAAAACTATAGATTCGGCTCATGGATTGAGAAATAGCTATGCAAGATTGCAGGCTCTACAAGACTTAAACAACGATCACATTCCTTTAAGAGGTTTTACTGCACCAGAAGCCGACTTACGAGGAATTAACCTTTCTGGGGCAGATCTCAGCCATGCTTATTTATCTGGCGCAGATCTAAGTAATGCTAACCTGAGCTACGCCAATTTAAGCCACGCTAACCTAGTAGAAACTAAATTAACCAACGCCAACCTAAGTAACAGCTTACTTACGGGAGCTAATCTAAGTCATACCGACTTGATTGAAGCTAATTTACAAGATGTAGATTTTGTAAGCGCCAATATTATCGGGGCAAATTTCGTCCGTTCCAACCTATCTCAAGCTTATTTTGGCGACGTTAACTTCAATGAGTGTTTGCTAGATGATGCTAATCTGCAAAAAACCAAGTTTTTTGGAGTGGAAAATCTGACTGTAGAACAGATCAAAACAGCAAAGAATTGGTCTGAAGGTATTTATGATGCCAAAATGCTGGCTAAATTGAATTGA